In Drosophila nasuta strain 15112-1781.00 chromosome 2R, ASM2355853v1, whole genome shotgun sequence, a single genomic region encodes these proteins:
- the LOC132784650 gene encoding uncharacterized protein LOC132784650 yields the protein MSEKHGQLSGAQWTTKSAAAAGAAGSPTKHQQPNPNPNSSSNSIYEATATSPYGIPIAVPPPPTGPIHTDIPTYTSGRFQAPPLHMHPHTLPAKSSPLTIVASSPLHQPHLQAAQVSPSSTTTNVPAPSGGFVPPVFPNMTPTPSPGSAAAAGATSVLTPNPFVAASAAGNLAFVNAFNLSNANLDLGKIMHAMNANAAANAAVSPAAATATTVARHPPPAHPHPSEAGAAAAPAVAPSGAINATIAENVMSALSSDDEKMRRVQQVIEASLDDAAKLQIAQILESVSGLKPIEKLFLYLRLPGESADTDPLRQPQNPLGTRSEINHTINWVRSHLEHDAQVSIPKQDVYNDYIAYCERLSIKPLSTADFGKVMKQVFPGVRPRRLGTRGNSRYCYAAMRKTTKLTPPQLPQLCKDEPLDEAEFNEASAAQQLNRSPSAAGSLGAGTENDGSWDVVRNWAEKLLNTKLDSVAELATRIKTNNAAIMGGLAPKKYTPREPKEKRLLADMGPLKKRRKKKRKGSTSSESSCNQPNAAQDAGSSQEAASDEHKTEQLLKIKQEIIDSPGGYTSIKQLQPQQQQPPPQQQQQQQVLPMNLATDQRSNAVRNLTPKLMELQTEQAAQQSPLSPSGMIIKDEADTEEYNTSNIFCKKVLKAQQTKGFWANSPSSGSTSNTMLVPPVITTTAATPPPPAQPPPENAAATVAPLSMGPPAQLNHQSSVSPSSSLDTNSSTPKVASRNMMLLRAKRIMAENAAALAAAAEDSDLPENLGLPRERVISICNMDKHELDDYFLPGDDEEENSEGPDTELLQYFPIGDAEEKQLNSLDAQAEQHRNPQAGTAAATALSNAMAMAATAANARSATAAATATTMQHHLQPQQQQQHQQLQQQQQQQQLQQMRRSMPLSTTATVATAAANVVGSASASLALMSRKHQQQQQQQHQQLRGSSSNNNNTPNTNTNNSNKRKISLTNASSNGNNKNCIFLPISPNTNSSNPTAGAAATSATTTGQQNCFASPGLTRMRHRSNLLTKQQSLDFDNNGNGDPMIGAGHRRRRNYVYSYPSSSSASAPPSPSLLQQCMGANWSFNGNNQFGDGSSGNNNNSSSINNNVDLLVNQNSMDLETSLALSGANIELNETQRSQSVPLSQLQRSSSNQSPATSYNSQMSHVVVTSIVKDVLFSENSNSQQSKLGGGDVDVSASLLYDDVDVSALISPNFNSKFTGIQTTTTCSSSAGSSSGYSSAGSAAGGIVSRSVPSTPLPHQQSQQQGCNSNSLNTTNGSCNAASGFFNISPAFNWTSSAVGGYGGQSYSSRTAMDISKSMPTTPITTPCFRYSPVELHRDFLINGNTIDSLPSPAVAAFGADAVLALSTDTLIDDAPPHSSDVEAMIGAVDMLDNL from the exons ATGTCCGAAAAGCATGGCCAGCTTAGTGGTGCGCAGTGGACGACgaaatcagcagcagcggcggggGCAGCAGGAAGCCCAACAAAACATCAGCAACCCAATCCAAATCCCAATTCAAGTAGCAATTCCATATATGAGGCAACTGCAACTAGTCCATATGGCATTCCCATTGCGGTGCCACCGCCACCCACGGGACCAATTCACACGGACATTCCCACATACACCTCTGGACGCTTTCAGGCGCCACCGCTTCACATGCATCCGCATACGCTACCCGCAAAATCATCACCTTTAACCATAGTGGCATCATCGCCACTGCATCAGCCACACCTGCAAGCGGCGCAGGTGTCGCCCTCCTCCACAACCACAAATGTACCTGCTCCTAGTGGTGGTTTTGTGCCGCCCGTGTTTCCAAATATGACGCCAACGCCTTCGCCTGGCTCAGCTGCTGCCGCAGGCGCCACTTCAGTTCTTACACCGAATCCCTTTGTGGCGGCTTCAGCTGCTGGTAATCTGGCGTTTGTCAATGCCTTCAATTTGAGCAATGCCAATTTGGATCTGGGCAAAATCATGCACGCAATGAATGCAAATGCTGCTGCAAATGCAGCAGTGTcaccagcagctgcaacagcaacaacagtggcaAGGCATCCTCCACCAGCACATCCGCATCCCAGTGAAGCTGGAGCTGCAGCGGCACCAGCTGTAGCGCCCAGTGGCGCAATCAATGCCACCATTGCGGAGAATGTGATGAGCGCTTTGTCTAGTGACGATGAGAAGATGCGACGAGTGCAGCAGGTCATCGAAGCCAGTCTCGA TGACGCTGCTAAGCTGCAAATTGCCCAAATCTTAGAGAGCGTGTCGGGCTTAAAACCCATCGAGAAACTCTTTCTCTATTTGCGTTTGCCTGGAGAAAGCGCAGACACAGATCCTTTGAGACAACCACAGAATCCGCTGGGCACGCGCTCTGAGATTAATCATACCATCAACTGGGTGCGTTCCCATCTGGAGCACGATGCTCAGGTGTCCATACCAAAGCAGGACGTTTACAATGATTACAT CGCCTACTGCGAACGCCTGAGCATCAAACCGCTGTCCACGGCGGACTTTGGCAAGGTTATGAAGCAAGTGTTTCCCGGCGTGCGTCCTCGTCGCTTGGGCACGCGTGGCAATTCTCGCTACTGCTATGCGGCCATGCGGAAGACCACCAAACTGACGCCACCACAGCTGCCGCAGTTGTGCAAGGATGAGCCGCTGGATGAGGCTGAGTTCAATGAAGCcagcgcagcgcagcagtTAAACAGATCGCCCAGCGCAGCAGGCAGCTTGGGAGCTGGTACAGAGAACGATGGCTCCTGGGATGTGGTGCGCAATTGGGCCGAAAAACTGCTCAACACGAAGCTGGACAGCGTTGCTGAATTGGCCACTCGCATCAAGACCAACAATGCAGCGATTATGGGCGGCTTGGCACCCAAGAAATACACGCCTCGTGAGCCCAAAGAGAAGCGTCTGCTGGCG GATATGGGACCGTTGAAGAAGCGACGCAAAAAGAAGCGCAAAGGCTCAACATCTTCGGAATCGAGTTGCAATCAACCAAATGCCGCACAGGATGCGGGCAGCAGTCAGGAGGCAGCCAGCGATGAACACAAAACGGAACAGTTATTAAAGATCAAGCAGGAGATTATAGACTCGCCCGGTGGCTATACATCAATCAAGCAGctgcaaccacagcaacaacagccaccaccgcagcagcaacaacaacagcaagtgcTGCCTATGAATCTGGCCACCGATCAGCGCAGCAATGCTGTGCGCAATCTGACGCCCAAGCTAATGGAACTGCAAACGGAGCAGGCGGCGCAACAGTCGCCATTATCGCCCAGTGGAATGATCATCAAGGATGAGGCCGATACCGAGGAgtacaacaccagcaacatcTTCTGCAAAAAAGTGCTAAAGGCCCAACAAACGAAAGGCTTCTGGGCCAATTCACCGAGCAGcggcagcaccagcaacaccATGCTTGTGCCTCCAGTGATTACCACAACGGCAGCAACGCCACCGCCGCCTGCCCAGCCGCCGCCTGAGAATGCTGCAGCAACTGTGGCGCCGTTGTCGATGGGTCCACCCGCACAGTTGAATCATCAGAGCTCAGTGAGCCCGTCAAGCAGCCTGGACACGAACAGCAGTACACCGAAGGTCGCCTCGCGCAACATGATGTTGCTGCGTGCCAAGCGCATAATGGCAGAGAATGCAGCCGCattggcggcagcagcagaggaCTCCGATTTGCCGGAGAATCTGGGATTGCCACGGGAACGTGTCATCAGCATTTGCAATATGGACAAACATGAGCTGGATGATTATTTTCTGCCCGGCGATGATGAGGAGGAGAATTCCGAGGGGCCAGATACCGAGCTGCTTCAATATTTTCCGATAGGAGACGCTGAGGAAAAACAACTGAATTCCTTAGATGCTCAAGCAGAACAACACAGAAATCCACAAGCTGGAACTGCTGCGGCCACTGCATTAAGCAATGCAATGGCCatggcagcgacagcggccAATGCACGATCCGCCACAGcggcggcaacggcaacaacgaTGCAACATCATctgcagccacagcagcagcagcaacaccaacagctgcagcagcaacaacaacagcaacagttgcagcagatGCGTCGTTCGATGCCAttgtcaacaacagcaactgtggCGACAGCGGCGGCAAATGTTGTGGGTTCTGCCTCAGCGTCTCTGGCACTAATGTCACGaaagcatcaacaacaacaacagcaacaacatcagcagctgcgcggcagcagcagcaacaacaacaacacaccaaacacaaacacaaacaacagcaacaaacgcAAAATCAGTCTAACAAATGCCTcgagcaatggcaacaacaaaaactgcaTTTTTCTGCCCATTTCCCccaacacaaacagcagcaatccgaccgcaggagcagcagcaacatcagcaaccaCAACTGGACAACAAAACTGTTTTGCAAGTCCGGGATTAACCCGTATGCGACATCGCTCCAATCTGCTAACCAAACAACAGTCGCTGGACTTtgacaacaacggcaacggagATCCAATGATTGGCGCTGGACATCGACGCAGACGCAACTATGTCTACAGTTATCCCAGCAGCAGTTCGGCCTCGGCACCACCGAGTCCATCGCTGTTGCAGCAGTGCATGGGCGCCAATTGGTCATTCAATGGCAACAACCAGTTTggcgacggcagcagcggcaacaacaacaacagcagcagcatcaataACAACGTCGATCTGTTGGTCAATCAAAACTCGATGGATTTGGAAACAAGTCTGGCCTTGAGTGGCGCAAACATCGAGCTAAATGAAACGCAACGCTCGCAATCGGTGCCGTTGTCGCAACtgcaacgcagcagcagcaaccaatcACCCGCAACCAGCTACAATTCACAGATGAGTCATGTGGTGGTGACCAGCATTGTGAAAGATGTGCTCTTCTCGGAGAACAGCAACAGTCAGCAGTCGAAGCTGGGCGGTGGCGATGTCGATGTCTCCGCGAGTCTGCTTTACGACGATGTGGATGTGAGCGCACTTATCTCACCGAACTTTAACAGCAAGTTCACTGGCATCCAAACGACCACAACGTGCAGCTCATCGGCTGGCTCCTCCAGCGGCTACAGCAGCGCAGGCAGTGCAGCGGGAGGAATAGTGTCCCGCTCGGTGCCCTCGACGCCGTTGCCACATCAGCAATCGCAGCAACAgggctgcaacagcaacagcctcAACACCACCAACGGCAGCTGCAATGCGGCCAGCGGGTTCTTCAACATCTCGCCCGCCTTCAATTGGACCTCCAGCGCCGTGGGTGGCTATGGCGGGCAATCGTATAGCTCGCGTACAGCGATGGACATATCGAAATCGATGCCAACAACGCCCATAACGACACCCTGCTTTCGTTACAGTCCCGTCGAGCTGCATCGCGATTTCCTGATCAATGGCAACACCATCGATAGTCTGCCTTCGCCAGCTGTCGCCGCTTTTGGAGCGGATGCTGTCCTCGCTCTCAGCACGGATACGCTGATCGATGATGCGCCGCCGCATAGCAGCGATGTGGAGGCCATGATTGGAGCGGTCGATATGCTCGATAATTTGTAG
- the LOC132785037 gene encoding zinc finger protein 14 homolog, translating to MRGELGTNICRVCLEPNQRLQRIDESREEGEETPNEMLIQLLGISFSKLNGKEQIPDGICKQCKVELNMAFQFREKALRKQAEIEEYCRELGLLDDGDDYLVKEEQHHHQQAEDEEMNEFVINETPCGEAEADDGAQNDEYLEVDGTHEQQEVITDDIEYLEDNYTIEMNPEHEDVVLEAKYDDTATTSDIKLRRGRTRLGLNVLKADHEVQQTYEISTANADMKPRRRRVRAGLNSLRTSDGTEKGGYVCDVCGNFYEKRGRMMEHRRRHDAVYQYQCELCDAKFQVREQLRKHMYSHTGSKPFKCSYCSRQFFYESVLKSHENVHRGIKPYVCKVCDKAFAYAHSLTKHELIHSDIKLYRCDYCQKDFRLLHHMRQHEETKCHQNAVMLAETLKYEREEQEVELLAVEDVKFRLSQQNMIA from the exons atgcgcGGCGAACTTGGAACAAATATTTGCCGAGTGTGCCTGGAACCCAACCAGCGCTTACAAAGGATTGATGAATCACGTGAGGAAGGCGAGGAGACACCTAATGAAATGCTTATACAGCTGCTGGGCATTTCATTCAGCAAG TTAAATGGCAAAGAACAAATTCCCGATGGAATTTGCAAGCAATGCAAAGTGGAGCTCAACATGGCATTTCAGTTTCGTGAGAAGGCGCTACGCAAGCAAGCAGAAATCGAAGAATATTGCCGCGAACTCGGACTATTGGACGATGGCGACGATTACCTGGTTAAGGAAgaacagcatcatcatcagcaagcCGAGGACgaagaaatgaatgaatttgtGATTAACGAAACACCCTGTGGTGAAGCTGAGGCCGATGATGGTGCACAAAATGATGAGTATCTGGAAGTAGATGGCACGCATGAGCAGCAGGAAGTCATCACCGATGACATCGAGTACTTGGAGGATAACTATACCATTGAAATGAATCCGGAACACGAGGATGTTGTGCTTGAAGCCAAATACGATGACACTGCCACAACATCGGATATTAAACTGCGTCGTGGGCGCACACGTTTGGGCTTAAATGTGCTGAAAGCAGATCATGAGGTCCAGCAGACTTATGAGATATCTACGGCAAACGCAGATATGAAACCACGACGAAGGCGAGTACGTGCTGGTCTGAATTCGTTGCGCACTTCGGATGGCACAGAGAAGGGTGGCTACGTCTGTGATGTTTGTGGCAATTTCTATGAGAAGCGTGGACGAATGATGGAGCATCGTCGACGCCACGATGCAGTTTATCAATACCAGTGCGA ACTCTGTGATGCCAAGTTCCAAGTGCGAGAACAGTTGCGCAAACACATGTATTCGCATACGGGCAGTAAACCCTTTAAGTGCAGCTACTGCAGTCGCCAGTTCTTTTACGAGAGCGTACTGAAGTCGCACGAAAA TGTGCATCGTGGCATCAAACCTTATGTGTGCAAGGTCTGTGACAAGGCATTTGCCTACGCTCATTCACTGACCAAACACGAGCTGATACACTCGGACATCAAGCTGTATCGCTGCGATTATTGCCAAAAGGATTTCCGATTGTTACATCATATGCGACAGCACGAGGAGACCAAATGTCATCAGAATGCGGTGATGCTGGCCGAAACACTTAAATACGAACGCGAAGAGCAAGAAGTGGAGCTGCTTGCGGTGGAGGATGTTAAGTTTCGATTGTCCCAGCAAAATATGATCGCATAG
- the LOC132785200 gene encoding uncharacterized protein LOC132785200 yields MLGPHTKLRQLLRTTRIQQRRQICVSTELRTKYTKWEQARPFEQIPKVGLLNFVFYMLPGGRYAKMEFPDMMLDLHRRHGPLYRLPGIMGKAEYLVCSDPAHFERVYRSEGSSPERQAKSILDYHRNKHQSDFYQGVEGLVSTTGQTWSKFRYTVNPILMQPKTIRLYYREMANVHKEFIERIREIRDSNTFEVPHDFEDEINRLTLECVSVIALDKQLGLFKDNRNDPRAKKLLDSLVEVFALGSEIELKPSPWRYISTPLFKRAMRVLDTIQELTVGYVNEAVERLERESSNKPEHKMSVLEKLLKIDRKIATVMAMDMMLVGVDTTASTFAACLLCLAQNPEQQAKLREEVLRLLPEKQSNFTEDSMKNMPYLRACIKEALRHYPLLSANSRIIKSNIVLNGYQIPKDTAIIMLSHGLTMSDENYPRSKEFLPERWLRSNNQKVAGGKCPNSMRASNPFIYLPFGYGPRMCIGRRIVEMELELGIARLVRNFYIEFNHPAEKPFKSLIINVPNIPLKFKFADVEYAQFQIRHNSTMFGRQAKLRQLLQILPLQQCQQICVASTASAGKIEAASECQRPRPYNTIPKVSKAQFLLYMLPGGRYYKKEFPYVMLDLHKRLGTLYRVPGILGKEEYLLTNDPAHFEQIVRVEGPWPQRQGKSIMDFHRSQYRKDFYQGIEGILSTDGEMWAKFRFTVNPVMLQPKIVRLYYQKLSNVNKEFIQRIREIRDRHTLEVPENFEEEINRWTLESVSVVALDKQLGLINKNRNDPQLRKLFDSINQYFALAAKIELRPSFWRFLPSPQFKRAMQALDNIQEVSGNFVNEALERLKHEPTEKPEHEKSVLEKLLKIDKKIATVMAMDMIMAGVDTTTSAVTGCLLSIAKNPEKQAKLREEVLRILPNKDSDFTEASLNNMPYLRACIKESLRFFPLIPGNSRVIKSDIVLNGYQIPKETAVIMTSQGLHMDDQYFPRSKEFLPERWLRQTKEQSTESKCPNALKPSNPFIYLPFGFGPRMCIGKRIVEMELELGIARLIRNFYIEFNHSTEKAFKSQLISVPNIPLQFKFMDVEY; encoded by the exons ATGTTAGGACCCCACACAAAGCTCCGACAATTgttaagaacaacaagaatacAGCAG CGGCGACAAATATGTGTTTCAACGGAACTAAGGACTAAATATACGAAGTGGGAGCAGGCTCGACCATTCGAACAAATTCCAAAAGTGGGACTATTGAACTTTGTATTCTATATGCTCCCCGGTGGCAGATATGCGAAAATGGAGTTTCCAGACATGATGTTGGATTTACATCGCCGACATGGACCACTCTACAGATTGCCAGGCATTATGGGCAAGGCGGAGTATCTTGTGTGCAGTGATCCAGCTCATTTCGAGCGAGTTTATCGGTCTGAGGGATCCTCTCCGGAAAGACAGGCCAAGTCAATATTAGACTATCACCGAAACAAGCACCAATCGGATTTTTATCAAGGCGTCGAAGGACTTGTTTCCAC CACGGGACAAACTTGGTCAAAATTTCGCTACACTGTCAATCCCATTCTGATGCAGCCCAAAACTATTAGATTATATTATCGAGAGATGGCAAATGTGCATAAGGAATTTATTGAGCG CATTCGTGAGATACGCGATAGCAACACCTTTGAAGTGCCTCATGATTTTGAAGACGAAATCAACCGCTTGACTCTGGAGTGTGTTTCAGTGATTGCCTTGGATAAACAGTTGGGACTTTTTAAAGACAATCGCAATGATCCGCGAGCAAAGAAACTCTTGGATAGTCTCGTTGAAGTGTTCGCTCTTGGTTCTGAGATTGAACTTAAGCCTTCCCCTTGGCGTTATATATCCACGCCATTATTCAAGAGAGCTATGCGGGTTTTGGACACTATTCAGGAACTAACTGTTGGCTATGTAAATGAAGCTGTGGAGCGCTTAGAACGCGAATCATCCAATAAACCTGAACATAAGATGAGTGTACTGGAAAAGCTACTAAAGATTGATAGGAAGATTGCTACTGTCATGGCCATGGACATGATGTTGGTGGGAGTGGATACG ACTGCTAGCACATTTGCAGCTTGTTTGTTGTGCCTTGCACAAAATCCGGAACAGCAAGCAAAACTAAGAGAGGAAGTGCTTCGTTTACTACCTGAAAAGCAATCTAATTTCACAGAAGACTCCATGAAGAATATGCCATATTTGCGAGCCTGCATCAAGGAAGCACTTCGTCATTATCCTTTATTATCAGCCAACAGTCGTATTATCAAATCGAACATTGTACTTAATGGTTATCAAATACCCAAAGATACTGCAATTATAATGCTATCCCATGGACTTACGATGAGTGACGAAAACTATCCCAGAAGCAAGGAATTTCTTCCGGAGCGTTGGTTACGATCGAACAATCAAAAAGTTGCGGGTGGCAAATGTCCAAATTCGATGAGAGCAAGTAATCCATTTATCTATCTTCCATTTGGGTATGGACCTCGCATGTGTATCGGTAGACGGATTGTCGAGATGGAACTGGAGTTGGGCATTGCTCGGCTTGTTCGTAATTTTTATATCGAGTTTAATCACCCAGCGGAGAAACCATTTAAAAGTTTGATTATAAATGTACCAAACATTCCGTTGAAATTTAAGTTTGCAGATGTGGAATA CGCTCAGTTCCAAATTAGACACAACAGCACTATGTTTGGTCGGCAAGCTAAACTTCGACAATTGTTACAAATTTTACCACTGCAACAg tGTCAACAAATATGTGTTGCAAGTACAGCGAGTGCAGGGAAAATTGAAGCGGCATCGGAATGTCAACGACCAAGACCATATAATACGATACCCAAAGTGAGTAAGGCGCAGTTCCTGCTTTATATGCTGCCAGGTGGAAGATACTATAAGAAGGAGTTCCCCTACGTCATGTTGGATCTGCACAAGCGTCTTGGTACGCTCTACAGAGTGCCGGGCATTTTAGGCAAAGAAGAGTATCTCCTTACAAATGATCCGGCTCATTTCGAGCAAATCGTACGAGTTGAAGGACCTTGGCCACAGCGACAGGGTAAATCTATAATGGACTTTCATCGCAGCCAATATCGCAAGGACTTTTATCAGGGCATTGAGGGCATCTTATCCAC AGATGGTGAAATGTGGGCCAAATTTCGCTTCACAGTCAATCCCGTCATGCTGCAACCGAAAATTGTGCGACTTTATTACCAAAAGTTGTCGAACGTCAACAAGGAATTCATTCAGCG AATTCGTGAAATCAGAGATCGCCACACCTTAGAGGTACCCGAGAATTTTGAGGAGGAAATCAATCGATGGACCTTGGAATCTGTTTCAGTAGTGGCTCTGGATAAACAGTTGGGACTGATAAATAAGAATCGCAATGATCCTCAACTAAGGAAACTGTTTGATAGCATCaatcaatattttgccttGGCAGCTAAAATTGAACTAAGACCATCTTTCTGGCGATTCTTACCATCGCCGCAATTTAAGCGGGCTATGCAAGCCTTGGACAACATCCAGGAAGTGAGTGGGAACTTTGTCAACGAAGCTCTCGAGCGTTTGAAGCACGAACCTACAGAAAAGCCAGAGCACGAAAAGAGTGTGTTGGAGAAACTGTTGAAAATCGACAAGAAGATTGCCACTGTGATGGCCATGGACATGATCATGGCTGGCGTGGATACG ACAACAAGCGCTGTTACCGGCTGTCTCTTATCCATAGCCAAAAATCCCGAAAAGCAGGCAAAACTACGCGAAGAAGTGCTCCGCATTCTGCCCAATAAGGACTCGGATTTCACAGAAGCCTCCTTAAATAATATGCCATATTTGCGGGCCTGCATCAAGGAGTCACTGCGTTTTTTTCCCTTGATTCCCGGCAACAGCCGTGTCATCAAATCAGATATAGTGTTAAATGGTTATCAGATACCAAAAGAAACAGCTGTTATAATGACGTCCCAAGGCCTACATATGGATGACCAGTACTTTCCCAGGAGCAAAGAGTTTCTTCCAGAGCGTTGGCTTCGCCAGACAAAAGAGCAAAGCACTGAGAGCAAGTGTCCAAATGCTCTTAAACCAAGCAATCCTTTTATCTATTTGCCCTTTGGCTTTGGGCCACGCATGTGCATTGGCAAAAGAATTGTCGAAATGGAATTGGAGCTGGGTATTGCGCGACTTATTcgaaatttttatattgagTTTAATCACTCGACGGAGAAAGCTTTCAAAAGTCAGCTTATAAGTGTGCCAAACATTCCCcttcaattcaaatttatggATGTGGAATACTAA
- the LOC132785036 gene encoding probable cytochrome P450 12a5, mitochondrial produces MFVQHAKFRPLIRVTAIQQRQQTSAASVNVAETEATESKRVEWDEARPYKAIPKVSLAYFVGNMLPGGKYYKKEFDSIMGDLNQRKGNLYRLPGIMGKDEMLVSNDASHFERVFRVEGPWPERQGSAIVDYHRNKYQKDFYQGVEGLIATQAEVWSKFRSAVNPVMMQPKTVRLYYQKMSNVNKEFIQRIRDIRDSTTFEVPDTFEEEINRWTLESVSVIALDKQLGLINTNRDNPRAKLLFENLTDFFALAADIEIKPSLWRYIPTPGFKKMMRILDNIQEVTVSYVNEALDRLEREPSNKPEHEQSVLEKLLKIDKKVATVMAMDMLMAGVDTTTTTFTGVLLCLAQNPEKQAKLREEVLRILPNKDSDFTEASMKNVPYLRACIKEALRFYPLTSGNIRVTKSDVIIDGYQIPKETAVIMSFLGFNKDDSLYPRSKEYLPERWLRQSKTEATEGKCPVDLKTTNPFSYLPFGFGPRMCVGKRIVEMELELGIARLIRNYNVEYNYSMEKPFKNLLINVPCIPLKFKFTDVEN; encoded by the exons ATGTTTGTTCAACACGCCAAATTTCGACCTCTGATACGAGTCACAGCAATACAACAG CGGCAACAAACGAGTGCTGCCAGTGTCAATGTTGCAGAAACAGAGGCAACCGAATCGAAGCGAGTGGAGTGGGATGAGGCACGCCCCTATAAAGCTATACCCAAAGTGAGCCTGGCGTACTTTGTGGGCAACATGCTGCCCGGTGGGAAATACTACAAAAAGGAATTTGACAGCATCATGGGTGATCTGAATCAGCGTAAAGGCAATCTCTATAGACTGCCGGGCATCATGGGAAAGGACGAGATGCTTGTATCGAATGATGCGAGTCATTTTGAGCGCGTTTTTCGCGTTGAAGGACCTTGGCCAGAGCGACAGGGCAGCGCGATCGTGGATTACCACCGCAATAAGTATCAAAAGGATTTCTACCAGGGCGTTGAAGGCCTCATAGCCAC TCAAGCAGAAGTATGGTCGAAGTTCCGTTCCGCAGTCAATCCTGTCATGATGCAGCCGAAAACAGTGCGTCTATATTACCAAAAGATGTCGAATGTGAACAAGGAATTCATTCAGCG CATTCGAGATATACGCGACAGCACAACCTTCGAGGTGCCCGATACCTTTGAGGAGGAAATCAATCGCTGGACGCTGGAATCAGTTTCTGTGATTGCTCTGGATAAGCAATTGGGTTTGATCAACACAAATCGCGATAATCCACGCGCCAAGCTGCTCTTCGAGAATCTGACCGATTTCTTTGCTCTTGCTGCCGACATTGAAATAAAGCCTTCACTTTGGCGTTATATTCCCACACCCGGTTTCAAGAAAATGATGAGAATCCTTGACAATATCCAGGAAGTCACTGTGAGCTACGTTAACGAGGCTCTGGATCGCTTAGAACGCGAGCCATCCAACAAACCAGAGCACGAACAAAGTGTACTGGAAAAGCTTCTGAAGATTGACAAAAAGGTTGCCACTGTCATGGCCATGGACATGCTGATGGCTGGCGtcgatacaacaacaacgacctTCACTGGTGTCCTGCTGTGTCTAGCCCAGAATCCTGAAAAGCAGGCAAAGCTGCGCGAAGAAGTTCTGCGCATTTTACCCAATAAGGATTCCGATTTCACAGAAGCCTCCATGAAGAATGTGCCCTACTTGCGAGCTTGCATCAAGGAAGCGCTTCGTTTTTATCCCTTGACTTCGGGAAATATACGAGTGACCAAGTCAGATGTGATTATAGATGGTTATCAGATTCCAAAGGAAACGGCTGTGATAATGTCCTTCCTTGGCTTCAATAAAGATGACAGTCTATATCCCAGGAGCAAGGAATATCTGCCCGAACGTTGGCTACGTCAGTCCAAGACAGAAGCTACCGAAGGCAAATGTCCTGTTGACCTTAAAACCACAAATCCTTTCTCCTACTTGCCCTTTGGTTTTGGTCCTCGCATGTGCGTTGGCAAAAGGATTGTCGAAATGGAATTGGAGTTGGGCATCGCTCGACTTATTCGCAACTATAATGTCGAGTACAATTACTCCATGGAAAAGCCGTTCAAGAATCTGCTTATTAATGTGCCTTGCATTCCcctgaaattcaaattcaccGATGTAGAAAACTGA